The stretch of DNA GCTGGCTCGCGCCCGGCACGACGACGTACGGGAGGCTTTCCGCGCTCAGCTGGCGGCCGTTGGATTCCTGGAACGCGGTGGCGTCCTGGAACAGGGGGTCCGTGCGCCGGTTGCAGGCCATGCCCGGCCGGCCGTCGCAGTCGATGTCCATGTCGGCCTTCCAGAACACCGCGCCCCGCTTGCCGCAGACGGGGATGTTCGCGGGGGCTCCGTCGTCCGTTCGGTACTTGCCGCGCGAGACCTGTTGACAGGTTCCGGCCTTGGCCAGGAGGGCGGCAGCGGACACGGTTCCCTCCTGGCGGGCCGGAGCGGCCGAACTTCCTTCTGCCTCAACCGACTTGATGCTCGGCTCGCTCTCCTGCGGATAGGCCGATGCGGGCTGGGACGCGGGGCCGAGCAGGGCGGCTGTGGCGACGGCGGCGAGCGCCGCGGTTCTGGTACGCACGAGAAAAGACCTTCCCCAAGAGGAAACTGACGGACAGACACCCCAATCTGTCCCGAGTCGCACGGCCCGGCCACTGCTCAAGGGCCGGACGGTGCACGCGCACCCCTTGATGTGCACCCGACACCTGTGTCAAATAGGTCCGGACCAATGCCGCCCGAGTGGAAGGCACGACCGTGCGACGGACCCCCCACCTGTCCACCCGCTTCACCCGCCTCTCCGCCCTTCTCACCGTCACCGCCTGCACCCTCACCGCCTGCGCATGGAGCGGCGGCGAGGACACGAAGGACGTGGCGCCCCCTGCCGCTCCCCGAGGCGTCACGGTCCAGGCGGGCAGCGCCACCACCGCCCACGTCATGTGGAACCAGGCGACGGACGACACCGAAGTCACCGGCTACGACGTGTACCGGGGCGCCAACAGGGTCGAGCGCGTGCCGGGCGGCAAGCACATGGTGGACGTCGTCGGCCTGAAGCCTTCCACCGCCTACACCTTCACCGTCCGCGCCCGCGACGCCGAGGGGAACGTCGGTCCGGCCAGCAAGAAACTGACGGTCACCACGCCCGCCGCGGCCACCGCGGACCGCGAGCCGCCCTCCCGGCCCGGCGCACCGCGGGGCACGGTCGAGGGGAGCCGGGCGGTGACGCTGTCCTGGGGCGCGTCGAAGGACGACCAGGGGGTGGCCTCGTACGAGATCTATCAGGGGACATCGAAGATCCACAGTGTGGGCGGGAGCGAGCACCGGACCCTCGTCACGGGGTTGCGGCCGGGCACGGCCTACCGCTTCACCGTCAAGGCGCTCGACGCGGCCGACAACGCGTCTCCCGCGAGCCGCGCCGTCTCTCTCACCACCGCGGCGGGCCGGGACGACGGGCGGGGCACGGCGCCGACGGACTTCCGCGCCACGACGCACAAGGCCGACGGGGCGTACTACATCGACCTGGCGTGGACGCCACCGCACACCGGCGGCGCGGTGGCGGAGTATCAGATCCACCTGGACGGGAAGAACGCCACCTCGCTGGTGTTCGGCGGTACAGCGCCCCGGAAGAAGGCCACGCACAGCTTCTACGTGGGCAAGGAGGCGGGTGACACCCACCGCGTGAAGCTCCGGGCGAAGCTCCCCGACGGGACCTGGGGCGGCTACTCCCCCGAACGGACGGTCACCACCGGCCGACGCCCTTGACGCCGGGGCAGCTGTCGGCCGTACGAAGTACTCCGTCACCTGCCCGGTGGCTGTCCGCATGCGGCCGGGGCGAATGGCACGTTGGCTCGTCGTCAGGTAGCACGGGCGCTTCCCTACCCCCGGCGGCGCATGGGATGTACCGCCTCCCGTGCCACCGGAGGGCAGACTCATGCGCACTACTCAGATACTCGTCCGCTCCGGCCTGACCATCGCCGCCGCAGCTGCGCTTCCGCTGGCACTGACCGCTCCGTCGGCGTTCGCCGCCGCAGGGATCACGGTGACCGCCACGGGATCGACGGTCACGGTGACCACGGCGGCGTGTCCCGACGGAGGCGAAGCCTCGCTGATGAGCAACGGTCAGGCGAGCTTCGCCCAAGGCAGGCAAATGGCCTTGACGGGCGGCAGCGCCTCCTGGCAGAACGTCAGCACCGGCATGCACACGGTGGCTGTGATCTGCGAGGACGGTACGACGGCCGGTTCACAGACGGTCACCGTCGGAGCATCGCCGACCACCCGCTCCACGACGGCGCCCCCGCGCGGCGTCCGGGGCGGTCTCGGGGGCGGCAGCGAGGACTACGGCACCCTCACGCTCGCCGCGGGCGGGGCCCTCGTGGTCCTGGCCGCGGGCGGTGGTGGCGCCTGGTACCTGCGTCGCCGCGGGGCGCAGCACCGGCTCTGATCCAGGGCCACGAGAAGCGGCTGCCGCCGGTCCCGACTCGTGTCGGTCCGGCGGCAGCCGTCGTTCACACGGGCGTCAGGCCTCGGGCATCAGGCCTCCGGCGTCAGGCATCAGGCATCCGGCGTCCCGAGCTCCGCAAGCGTCCGCTCCAGCCACTGCGTCCAGAACGTCTCCAGGTCGATCCCGGCCCGCAGCACCACATGCCGCAGCCGGTCCTCCACCGCGTCCTTCCCCGGCGGGAAGTCACGCTTCTCGATCTCTTCGTACTCGGCCAACTGCCGCCGGTGCAGGGCGAGATGGCGGTGCAGGTCCTCCTCGATGCCCTGCGTGCCGACGACCGCCGCCGCCCGCAGGCGCAGCAGCAGCGTGTCCCGCAACGGCTTGGGGTCCTGGCTCGCGGCCGTCCAGCGTGCGAGCTCGGCGCGGCCCGCGGGCAGGACCTCGTACTCCTTCTTCTGGCCGCGGGTCGCCTGCTGCTGCTCAAGGGCGCGGATGGCCCCGTCCCGCTCCAGTTTTCCCAGCTCGCGGTAGATCTGCTGGTGCGTGGCCGACCAGAAGTAACCGATCGACTTGTCGAACCTGCGGGTCAGCTCAAGCCCCGACGAAGGCTTCTCTAGCAGGGCGGTGAGGATCGCGTGCGGGAGTGACATGGCGGCCATCCTAGGTACGGCGTCCGGAGCGGGCGCCCGGCGTCACGGGGCCATGGGCGTCACAGGGCCGCGGCCAGCTCCGTGCCCTGCTTGATGGCGCGCTTGGCGTCCAGCTCGGCCGCCACGTCCGCGCCCCCGATGAGGTGCGCGCTGTGCCCGGCGGCGAGGAGCTCCTCGTACAGGTCGCGGCGCGGGTCCTGTCCTGAGCAGAGGACGACCGTGTCGACGGGGATGACGGTGGACTGTCCGTCGACCGTGATGTGCAGGCCCGCGTCGTCGATGAGGTCGTAGCTCGCGCCCGCGACCATCGTGACGCCGCGGTGGCGCAGCTCGGTGCGGTGGATCCAGCCCGTGGTCTTGCCGAGGCCCTGGCCGACCTTGGACGTCTTGCGCTGCAGGAGGTGGACCTGGCGCGGCGGGGTCGGGCGGTCGGGCGCGGTCAGGCCGCCGCGGTCCTTGTAGTCCATGTCGACGCCCCACTGGCGGAAGTACGTCGCCGGGTCGAGGCTCGCCTTGTCGCCGCTGTCGGTGAGGTACTCGGCGACGTCGAAGCCGATGCCGCCCGCGCCGATGATCGCGACCCGCTCGCCCACGGGCGCGCTGTCGCGCAGCACGTCGAGGTAGCCGACCACGCTGGGGTGGTCGATGCCGGGGATCTCCGGGGTGCGGGGGGTGACTCCGGTGGCGACGACCACTTCGTCGTACGCCGCGTCCGCGAGGTCCCGGGCGGTGGCGCGGGTGTTCAACTTGACGTCCACGCCGTGCAGTTCGAGCTGCGTGCGGAAGTAGCGCAGGGTCTCGTCGAACTCTTCCTTGCCGGGCACCTTGCGGGCGACGTTGAGCTGGCCGCCGATCTCGGAGGCCGCGTCGATGAGCGTGACGTCGTGGCCGCGCTCGGCCGCCGACACCGCGAAGGCGAGGCCCGCCGGGCCCGCGCCGACGACCGCGACGCGCTTCTTGTGCCGGGTCGGCGCGAGGACGAGTTCGGTCTCGTGGCAGGCGCGCGGATTCACCAGGCAGGAGGTGATCTGCAGGTTGAAGGTGTGGTCGAGGCAGGCCTGGTTGCAGCCGATGCAGGTGTTGATGGCGTCGGACCGCTCGGCCTTCGCCTTGGCGACGAAGTCCGGGTCGGCGAGGAGCGGACGGGCCAGGGACACCATGTCGGCGGCGCCGTCGGCGAGCAACTGCTCGGCGATCTCCGGGGTGTTGATGCGGTTGGTGGTGACGAGCGGTACGGAGACCTCGCCCATGACCTTCTTCGTGACGAAGGTGTAGGCGCCGCGCGGCACGGATGTCGCGATGGTGGGGATGCGCGCCTCGTGCCAGCCGATGCCGGTGTTGATGATCGTGGCGCCCGCGGCCTCGATCTCCTTGGCGAGGTGGACGACCTCCTCGAGGGTCGAGCCGCCGGGGACGAGGTCCAGCATGGAGAGGCGGTAGATGATGATGAAGTCCGTGCCGACGCGCTCGCGTATGCGCCGGACGATCTCGACGGGGAAGCGGATGCGGTTCTCGTAGGCGCCGCCCCAGCGGTCATCGCGCTGGTTGGTGGGGGCCGCGATGAACTCGTTGATCAAG from Streptomyces sp. BA2 encodes:
- a CDS encoding fibronectin type III domain-containing protein — protein: MRRTPHLSTRFTRLSALLTVTACTLTACAWSGGEDTKDVAPPAAPRGVTVQAGSATTAHVMWNQATDDTEVTGYDVYRGANRVERVPGGKHMVDVVGLKPSTAYTFTVRARDAEGNVGPASKKLTVTTPAAATADREPPSRPGAPRGTVEGSRAVTLSWGASKDDQGVASYEIYQGTSKIHSVGGSEHRTLVTGLRPGTAYRFTVKALDAADNASPASRAVSLTTAAGRDDGRGTAPTDFRATTHKADGAYYIDLAWTPPHTGGAVAEYQIHLDGKNATSLVFGGTAPRKKATHSFYVGKEAGDTHRVKLRAKLPDGTWGGYSPERTVTTGRRP
- a CDS encoding glycoside hydrolase family 75 protein translates to MRTRTAALAAVATAALLGPASQPASAYPQESEPSIKSVEAEGSSAAPARQEGTVSAAALLAKAGTCQQVSRGKYRTDDGAPANIPVCGKRGAVFWKADMDIDCDGRPGMACNRRTDPLFQDATAFQESNGRQLSAESLPYVVVPGASQLWSHTKHGITGGSVAAVIYGGKVLYAVVGDTGPTDLIGEASYAAAKSLGIRPDPRSGGTDAGVTYIVFNGPKASPIEDHRAAVTRGDALARQFLSQN
- a CDS encoding PadR family transcriptional regulator — translated: MSLPHAILTALLEKPSSGLELTRRFDKSIGYFWSATHQQIYRELGKLERDGAIRALEQQQATRGQKKEYEVLPAGRAELARWTAASQDPKPLRDTLLLRLRAAAVVGTQGIEEDLHRHLALHRRQLAEYEEIEKRDFPPGKDAVEDRLRHVVLRAGIDLETFWTQWLERTLAELGTPDA
- a CDS encoding NADPH-dependent 2,4-dienoyl-CoA reductase, which codes for MSRYPNLLNPLDLGFTTLPNRVLMGSMHVGLEEAPDGFRRMAEFYATRARGGVGLIVTGGIAPNELGRPWDGGAKLTTEAEAEEHAGITAAVHAEGGKIAMQILHFGRYAYHEGLVAPSAIKAPISPFVPRALEDDEVEQTIEDFVRAAELAKLAGYDGVEVMGSEGYLINEFIAAPTNQRDDRWGGAYENRIRFPVEIVRRIRERVGTDFIIIYRLSMLDLVPGGSTLEEVVHLAKEIEAAGATIINTGIGWHEARIPTIATSVPRGAYTFVTKKVMGEVSVPLVTTNRINTPEIAEQLLADGAADMVSLARPLLADPDFVAKAKAERSDAINTCIGCNQACLDHTFNLQITSCLVNPRACHETELVLAPTRHKKRVAVVGAGPAGLAFAVSAAERGHDVTLIDAASEIGGQLNVARKVPGKEEFDETLRYFRTQLELHGVDVKLNTRATARDLADAAYDEVVVATGVTPRTPEIPGIDHPSVVGYLDVLRDSAPVGERVAIIGAGGIGFDVAEYLTDSGDKASLDPATYFRQWGVDMDYKDRGGLTAPDRPTPPRQVHLLQRKTSKVGQGLGKTTGWIHRTELRHRGVTMVAGASYDLIDDAGLHITVDGQSTVIPVDTVVLCSGQDPRRDLYEELLAAGHSAHLIGGADVAAELDAKRAIKQGTELAAAL